One genomic segment of Streptomyces sp. RKND-216 includes these proteins:
- a CDS encoding IS481 family transposase, which yields MSHRNAPLTPTGRLRLARCVVDDGWPLRRAAERFQVAHTTAARWAGRYRRHGEAGMCDRSSRPHHCPRQTVPELENRVLQLRREHRIGPLRLAVRTGLAPSTCHRILHRHHMPALATLDRATGEPIRRYEHERPGELIHIDVKKLGRIPDGGGHKVLGRAAGRKNRTQTGYAFLHTALDDHTRLAYTEDLPDERANTCAGFLTRATAWFAARGITVERVLTDNAWSYTKNTWRDTCRDLGISPRWTRPWRPQTNGKVERFHRTLLEEWAYHQPYTSEAERQAAFPHWLDWYNYHRPHTGISGNVPASRVTNLTEQHN from the coding sequence GTGTCCCACCGTAACGCCCCGTTGACTCCGACCGGTCGCCTGCGTCTGGCCCGTTGTGTCGTGGACGACGGGTGGCCGCTGCGGCGGGCAGCCGAGCGGTTCCAGGTCGCTCACACCACCGCCGCCCGCTGGGCAGGCCGCTACCGCCGGCACGGCGAAGCCGGAATGTGTGACCGCTCCAGCCGCCCCCACCACTGCCCACGGCAGACCGTTCCCGAGCTGGAGAACCGCGTGCTGCAACTGCGGCGCGAGCACCGCATCGGCCCTCTGCGACTGGCCGTCCGCACGGGCCTGGCGCCTTCCACCTGCCACCGCATCCTGCACCGCCACCACATGCCCGCACTCGCGACGCTGGACCGCGCCACCGGCGAGCCGATACGCCGCTACGAACACGAGCGACCCGGTGAACTGATCCACATCGATGTCAAGAAACTCGGCCGTATCCCCGACGGCGGCGGCCACAAGGTCCTGGGCCGGGCAGCCGGACGCAAGAACCGCACCCAGACCGGCTACGCCTTCCTGCACACGGCGCTGGACGACCACACACGACTCGCCTACACCGAGGACCTGCCCGATGAGAGGGCCAACACCTGCGCCGGCTTCCTCACCCGCGCTACGGCCTGGTTCGCAGCGCGGGGCATCACCGTTGAGCGGGTGCTGACCGACAACGCCTGGTCCTACACCAAGAACACCTGGCGCGACACCTGCCGTGACCTGGGCATCAGCCCCCGCTGGACGCGGCCCTGGCGACCCCAGACCAACGGAAAGGTCGAACGCTTCCACCGCACCCTGCTGGAAGAATGGGCCTACCACCAGCCCTACACCTCAGAAGCCGAACGCCAAGCCGCCTTCCCCCACTGGCTCGACTGGTACAACTACCACCGACCCCACACCGGCATCAGCGGCAACGTGCCAGCCAGCCGCGTCACCAACCTCACCGAACAACACAACTAG
- a CDS encoding aspartate-semialdehyde dehydrogenase — MRIGIVGATGQVGSVMREILAERNFPVETLRLFASARSAGRTLPWKDGEVTVEDASTADYADLDIVLFSAGGATSKAIAEKVASQGPVVIDNSSAWRLDPEVPLVVSEVNPDAAKNRPKGIIANPNCTTMAAMPVLRPLHDEAGLTALVVATYQAVSGSGLAGVAELDEQARKAVETDATRLTFAGDAVDFPEGNKFKRPIAFNVLPLAGSIVDDGLDETDEEQKLRNESRKILDVPHLKVSGTCVRVPVFTGHSLQVNARFERPLSPERARELLAGAPGVELSDIPTPLQAAGADASYVGRIRADETAENGLSLFLSNDNLRKGAALNAVQIAELVAAESR, encoded by the coding sequence ATGAGGATCGGGATCGTCGGAGCCACTGGTCAGGTCGGCAGCGTGATGCGCGAGATCCTGGCCGAGCGGAACTTCCCGGTCGAGACGCTGCGCCTGTTCGCCTCGGCGCGTTCGGCCGGCCGCACCCTGCCCTGGAAGGACGGCGAGGTCACCGTCGAGGACGCATCGACCGCCGACTACGCGGACCTGGACATCGTGCTCTTCTCCGCGGGCGGCGCGACGTCGAAGGCGATCGCGGAAAAGGTGGCCTCCCAGGGCCCGGTCGTGATCGACAACTCCTCCGCGTGGCGGCTGGACCCCGAGGTGCCGCTGGTCGTCTCGGAGGTCAACCCCGACGCGGCGAAGAACCGCCCGAAGGGCATCATCGCCAATCCGAACTGCACCACGATGGCCGCGATGCCGGTGCTGCGCCCGCTGCACGACGAGGCCGGCCTGACCGCGCTCGTGGTCGCCACCTACCAGGCGGTCTCCGGCAGCGGCCTGGCCGGTGTGGCGGAGCTGGACGAGCAGGCCCGCAAGGCGGTGGAGACGGACGCCACCCGCCTGACGTTCGCCGGCGACGCGGTGGACTTCCCGGAGGGGAACAAGTTCAAGCGCCCGATCGCCTTCAACGTCCTGCCCCTCGCCGGCTCGATCGTGGACGACGGCCTCGACGAGACGGACGAGGAGCAGAAGCTCCGCAACGAGTCCCGGAAGATCCTTGACGTTCCCCACCTGAAGGTGTCGGGCACCTGCGTGCGCGTGCCGGTCTTCACCGGCCACTCCCTCCAGGTCAACGCCCGCTTCGAGCGCCCGCTGAGCCCGGAGCGCGCGCGGGAGCTGCTGGCCGGCGCGCCGGGCGTGGAGCTGTCGGACATCCCGACCCCGCTCCAGGCCGCGGGAGCCGACGCCAGCTACGTGGGCCGCATCCGCGCCGACGAGACCGCGGAGAACGGGCTGTCGCTGTTCCTGTCCAACGACAACCTGCGCAAGGGCGCGGCGCTGAACGCCGTGCAGATCGCGGAGCTGGTCGCGGCCGAGTCCCGCTGA
- a CDS encoding TraR/DksA C4-type zinc finger protein, giving the protein MSEHSDSGPPREHEQTVHERLSARRIETRAQITALTREYEGIVEANALVAIDDEHDPEGSSTAFERQHVVALLHRARAHLDELDQALRRLEHGAYGRCEGCGEPIPAERLEVRPAATLCVRCAEAHPR; this is encoded by the coding sequence GTGAGCGAGCACTCCGACAGCGGACCCCCTCGGGAACACGAGCAGACCGTCCATGAGCGGCTGAGCGCCCGGCGTATCGAGACGCGCGCGCAGATCACGGCGCTGACACGTGAGTACGAGGGGATCGTCGAGGCGAACGCCCTGGTGGCGATCGACGACGAGCACGACCCGGAGGGGTCCAGCACCGCCTTCGAACGCCAGCATGTCGTTGCCCTTCTGCATCGGGCGCGAGCCCACCTGGACGAGCTGGATCAGGCACTGCGACGGCTCGAGCACGGTGCGTACGGACGGTGCGAAGGGTGCGGCGAGCCGATCCCCGCCGAACGCCTGGAAGTACGCCCGGCAGCCACGCTCTGCGTCCGCTGTGCCGAGGCCCACCCCCGTTGA
- a CDS encoding ABC transporter ATP-binding protein: MTDLRLTARGLTRGFSPHTGVRGIDLEVAAGEIHALVGLNGAGKTTLMRLLLGMLRPDSGTARIDGHDVRTAGAEAWARVGHLVDGPLCYADLDTRTNLRIAAALRGVPRGRLEEAVRAGITAFGLERYAGVRARVLSQGNRRRLGLAAALLHDPSVVVLDEPTDALDPRGVIRLREILLRRAGAGAGVLVSSHHLDEVARIADRVTVLHRGGVIGSLDPEGADIERAFFRLVHADEERHGDREAA, from the coding sequence ATGACTGACCTCCGGCTGACCGCGCGGGGACTCACCCGAGGATTCTCTCCGCACACCGGCGTACGCGGCATCGACCTCGAGGTCGCCGCGGGGGAGATCCACGCGCTGGTGGGGCTCAACGGAGCCGGCAAGACCACCCTGATGCGCCTGCTGCTCGGCATGCTGCGCCCGGACTCCGGCACGGCACGCATCGACGGGCACGACGTCCGCACGGCGGGGGCGGAGGCGTGGGCACGAGTGGGGCACCTCGTCGACGGCCCACTCTGCTACGCGGACCTCGACACCCGCACCAACCTGCGGATCGCCGCGGCGCTGCGCGGAGTCCCCCGCGGTCGTCTCGAGGAGGCGGTGCGCGCGGGCATCACCGCGTTCGGCCTCGAACGCTACGCGGGAGTGCGTGCGCGCGTGCTGTCGCAGGGCAACCGGCGACGGCTCGGCCTCGCCGCCGCGCTCCTGCACGATCCGTCCGTCGTCGTCCTCGACGAGCCGACCGACGCCCTGGACCCGAGGGGCGTGATCCGGCTGCGGGAGATCCTGCTGCGGCGGGCGGGCGCGGGGGCCGGCGTCCTCGTCTCCAGCCACCACCTCGACGAGGTGGCGCGCATCGCCGACCGCGTCACCGTCCTCCACCGCGGCGGGGTGATCGGCTCCCTCGACCCCGAAGGCGCGGACATCGAGCGGGCGTTCTTCCGCCTCGTGCACGCCGACGAGGAACGGCACGGCGACCGGGAGGCCGCATGA
- a CDS encoding S1 family peptidase, with translation MRHRRIPKRRAAVAGAAVAALVGGSLTLANANASESPAPAPAPKTLSVQAATGLADKLVGDVEGHAGAYYDADAKRLVVNVVDAAAEKTVEAAGAEARVVEHTLAQLNSVKDTFTERDLTGTSRVVDPVTNKVVITADRTVSGAELADLKKQVKAEGGKAVLKRTEGEFTTRIAGGDAIYGGGSRCSLGFNVTVGGQPGFITAGHCTEAVSTWTDEAGATLGDTEGSSFPGDDYGLVMYSGSVDNPSEVNLYDGTTQAISGPGEATVGMQVTRSGSTTQVHSGTVEAVNASVSYPQGTVDGLIQTDVCAEPGDSGGALFAGDKAIGLTSGGSGDCSSGGQTFFQPVSEALDVYGATLP, from the coding sequence TTGAGACACCGTCGGATACCCAAGCGCCGCGCCGCAGTCGCCGGAGCGGCCGTGGCCGCCCTCGTCGGGGGATCGCTGACCCTGGCCAACGCCAACGCCAGTGAGAGCCCGGCGCCCGCGCCCGCACCCAAGACCCTCTCGGTGCAGGCGGCGACCGGCCTCGCCGACAAGCTCGTCGGCGACGTCGAGGGCCACGCGGGCGCGTACTACGACGCGGACGCCAAGCGCCTCGTGGTGAACGTCGTCGACGCGGCGGCCGAGAAGACCGTCGAGGCGGCCGGTGCCGAGGCCCGCGTCGTCGAGCACACCCTGGCCCAGCTGAACTCGGTGAAGGACACCTTCACCGAGCGAGACCTGACCGGCACCTCCCGGGTCGTCGACCCGGTGACCAACAAGGTCGTCATCACCGCCGACCGTACGGTCTCCGGAGCCGAACTGGCCGACCTGAAGAAGCAGGTGAAGGCCGAGGGCGGCAAGGCCGTCCTCAAGCGCACCGAGGGCGAGTTCACCACCCGCATCGCAGGCGGGGACGCCATCTACGGCGGCGGCTCCCGCTGCTCGCTCGGCTTCAACGTCACGGTGGGCGGCCAGCCCGGCTTCATCACCGCCGGCCACTGCACCGAGGCCGTCTCCACCTGGACCGACGAGGCCGGCGCCACCCTCGGCGACACCGAGGGCAGCAGCTTCCCGGGCGACGACTACGGTCTGGTGATGTACTCGGGCAGCGTGGACAACCCGAGCGAGGTCAACCTCTACGACGGCACCACCCAGGCCATCTCCGGCCCGGGCGAGGCCACCGTGGGCATGCAGGTGACCCGCAGCGGCAGCACCACCCAGGTGCACAGCGGCACCGTGGAGGCCGTCAACGCCTCCGTCTCCTACCCGCAGGGCACGGTCGACGGTCTGATCCAGACCGACGTCTGCGCCGAGCCGGGTGACAGCGGTGGCGCGCTCTTCGCGGGCGACAAGGCGATCGGCCTGACCTCCGGCGGCAGCGGCGACTGCAGCTCGGGCGGCCAGACCTTCTTCCAGCCCGTCAGCGAGGCGCTCGACGTGTACGGGGCGACTCTCCCCTGA
- a CDS encoding TetR/AcrR family transcriptional regulator produces the protein MAAPDSATSKRQRTSARILRCALDLFERQGFERTTVAQIAASAGVTEMTFFRHFRAKENVVLDDPYDPLIAAAVASRPHSLGALPRTVRGIRHAWRELGEPESDLVRRRVRIVALTPTLRAAAWRNNAATEQLIVDQLVRDGTPVLRAHAAAGAALAALLAALFEWARRDDVALAEAVAVALDTLDPPDTPDTAEHSHD, from the coding sequence GTGGCAGCACCCGACTCGGCGACCAGCAAGCGGCAGCGAACCTCCGCGCGCATCCTGCGCTGCGCGCTGGACCTGTTCGAGCGCCAGGGGTTCGAGCGCACGACGGTGGCGCAGATCGCGGCCTCGGCCGGGGTGACGGAGATGACCTTCTTCCGCCACTTCCGGGCCAAGGAGAACGTCGTTCTCGACGACCCGTACGACCCGCTCATCGCCGCCGCCGTCGCCAGTCGGCCGCACTCCCTGGGGGCGCTGCCACGCACTGTCCGGGGCATCCGTCACGCCTGGCGGGAACTCGGTGAGCCGGAGAGCGATCTCGTCCGCCGCCGGGTCCGGATCGTGGCGCTCACCCCCACCCTGCGTGCCGCCGCGTGGCGCAACAACGCCGCGACCGAACAGCTCATCGTCGACCAGCTCGTCCGCGACGGCACTCCCGTACTGCGCGCCCACGCGGCGGCGGGGGCGGCGCTGGCGGCGCTATTGGCGGCCCTCTTCGAGTGGGCGCGCCGCGACGACGTCGCCCTGGCAGAGGCGGTTGCCGTGGCACTGGACACCCTGGACCCGCCGGACACGCCGGACACCGCGGAGCACTCTCATGACTGA
- the dnaE gene encoding DNA polymerase III subunit alpha yields MTGFVHLHVTSGFSMRYGASSPEALAHRAAERGMEAVALTDRDTLAGAVRFARATAREGVRPVYGVELAVAEQAEAATAVRRRRTPVRGGAFVDESAQRAVFLARGGAPGWAWLCRAVTAAHASGSDRPQLDWQDLAGNGDGTAGPVVLLGAESDVGRALAAGRPDRAARLLGAWRDLFGDGLRLAATASGPLREAARTLGLAVQEGVRPVLTNAVRYADPGQGPVADVLDAARRLVPIDERRGLDGGQRWLKGPEEMAGMAAAVAEAAGYRSDVAHRLLRVTEETAAECRIDPEDDLGIGRVHFPEPQLVGAAWRTAERVLRSHCTAGMVRMRYDRDAARWRRLENELRIIEQLGFSSYFLTVARVVEDVKGMGIRVAARGSGAGSFVAHLLGITNADPVEHDLLMERFLSSRRKALPDIDIDVESARRIEVYRAIFDRFGEERVATVAMPETYRVRHAVRDVGAALGMDPAEVDRLAKAFPHIRAKDARAALAELPELRDVAAEQHGDRFWSLVEALDGLPRGVAMHPCGVLLSDRSLRARTPVVPTSGEHLPMSQFDKDDVEELGLLKLDVLGVRMQSAMAHAVREVARASGERIDLDSVPQGDPATYDLIRSTETLGCFQIESPGQRDLIGRLQPETFHDLVVDISLFRPGPVAADMVRPFIEARRGGRPARYPHRDLEPALRETHGVVVFHEQIIRVLDVMTGCGRPMADEARRALSDAERQGRVRAWFTREAGRRGYGEATVARAWEIIEAFGSYGFCKAHAVAFAVPTYQSAWLKAHHPAAFYAGLLEHDPGMYPKRLLLADARRRGIPVLPLDVNRSGTSYRIERESGSGEWGLRLALREVHGINEADAGRIAAGQPYDSLADLWRRARPSRPVTENLARVGALDAFGGNRRDMLLHIAELHRHQRGNGAREGQLALGEAAAPEAAGLPDLNRDERLGAELGVLGMDTSRHLMGDHAEFLRELGAHSARSLRTVRHGETVLVAGAKAATQTPPIRSGRRVIFTTLDDGTGLVDLAFFDDSHAACAHTVFHSWLLLVRGVVQRRGPRSLSVVGAAAWNLAELAELRRTGGLDAVAARLASGGGAGTGEGDAPDEGAAEEGDPTGGRRIEMSTGYRMHPWADLRPAGDPARTPRKFWHSSPGSAG; encoded by the coding sequence ATGACGGGATTCGTGCATCTGCACGTGACCAGCGGTTTCTCGATGCGGTACGGCGCCTCGTCCCCCGAGGCGCTGGCGCACCGGGCGGCCGAACGCGGGATGGAGGCGGTCGCCCTGACCGACCGGGACACCCTCGCCGGCGCGGTCCGGTTCGCCCGGGCGACCGCGCGGGAGGGGGTCCGGCCGGTGTACGGGGTGGAGCTGGCCGTGGCGGAGCAGGCGGAGGCCGCGACCGCCGTGCGCCGCCGCCGCACCCCCGTCCGCGGCGGCGCCTTCGTCGACGAGTCGGCCCAGCGTGCCGTCTTCCTGGCGCGCGGCGGCGCACCCGGCTGGGCCTGGCTGTGCCGGGCCGTCACCGCCGCCCACGCCTCCGGCAGCGACCGCCCCCAGCTGGACTGGCAGGACCTCGCCGGGAACGGTGACGGGACCGCCGGTCCGGTCGTCCTGCTGGGGGCGGAGTCCGACGTGGGTCGCGCGCTGGCCGCCGGCCGCCCCGACCGGGCGGCCCGCCTGCTCGGCGCGTGGCGGGACCTCTTCGGCGACGGGCTGCGGCTCGCCGCCACCGCCTCGGGACCGCTGCGCGAGGCCGCACGGACGCTCGGCCTGGCGGTGCAGGAGGGCGTACGGCCGGTGCTGACCAACGCCGTGCGGTACGCCGACCCCGGGCAGGGGCCGGTCGCCGACGTCCTCGACGCGGCGCGCCGCCTGGTGCCGATCGACGAGCGCCGGGGGCTGGACGGCGGCCAGCGGTGGCTGAAGGGCCCGGAGGAGATGGCCGGGATGGCCGCAGCGGTCGCCGAGGCCGCGGGCTACCGGAGTGACGTCGCACACCGGCTGCTCCGGGTCACCGAGGAGACCGCCGCCGAGTGCCGGATCGACCCCGAGGACGACCTGGGCATCGGCCGGGTGCACTTCCCCGAGCCGCAGCTGGTGGGCGCCGCGTGGCGCACCGCCGAGCGGGTGCTGCGCTCGCACTGCACGGCCGGCATGGTGCGCATGCGCTACGACCGCGATGCCGCGCGCTGGCGCCGCCTGGAGAACGAGCTGCGGATCATCGAGCAGCTCGGCTTCTCCTCCTACTTCCTCACCGTCGCCCGGGTGGTCGAGGACGTGAAGGGCATGGGCATCCGGGTCGCCGCCCGCGGTTCCGGCGCCGGTTCCTTCGTCGCCCACCTGCTGGGCATCACGAACGCCGACCCGGTCGAGCACGACCTTCTGATGGAACGTTTCCTCTCCTCGCGCAGGAAGGCCCTCCCGGACATCGACATCGACGTCGAGTCCGCCCGCCGGATCGAGGTCTACCGGGCGATCTTCGACCGCTTCGGCGAGGAGCGGGTGGCCACCGTCGCCATGCCCGAGACCTACCGGGTGCGGCACGCCGTACGCGACGTGGGCGCCGCCCTCGGCATGGACCCGGCCGAAGTGGACCGGCTGGCCAAGGCGTTCCCGCACATCCGGGCGAAGGACGCGCGGGCCGCGCTCGCAGAACTCCCCGAACTGCGCGACGTCGCCGCCGAGCAGCACGGCGACCGCTTCTGGTCGCTGGTCGAAGCGCTGGACGGGCTGCCGCGCGGCGTCGCCATGCACCCCTGCGGGGTGCTGCTCTCCGACCGCTCGCTGCGCGCCCGCACCCCGGTGGTGCCCACCAGCGGGGAACACCTGCCCATGTCCCAGTTCGACAAGGACGACGTGGAGGAACTCGGCCTGCTCAAGCTGGACGTGCTGGGCGTCCGGATGCAGTCCGCGATGGCGCACGCCGTGCGCGAGGTCGCCCGCGCCTCAGGCGAGCGGATCGACCTGGACTCCGTGCCGCAGGGCGACCCGGCCACGTACGACCTGATCCGTTCCACCGAGACCCTCGGCTGCTTCCAGATCGAGTCCCCCGGGCAGCGGGACCTGATCGGACGGCTCCAGCCGGAGACCTTCCACGACCTGGTCGTGGACATCTCGCTGTTCCGTCCCGGTCCGGTGGCCGCCGACATGGTGCGCCCCTTCATCGAGGCCCGGCGCGGCGGCCGTCCCGCGCGGTACCCGCACCGCGACCTCGAGCCCGCGCTGCGCGAGACCCACGGCGTGGTGGTCTTCCACGAGCAGATCATCCGGGTACTGGACGTGATGACCGGCTGCGGCCGTCCGATGGCCGACGAGGCTCGGCGCGCACTCTCCGACGCCGAACGGCAGGGCCGGGTCCGCGCCTGGTTCACCCGCGAGGCCGGCCGGCGCGGCTACGGCGAGGCGACGGTCGCCCGCGCCTGGGAGATCATCGAGGCGTTCGGCTCGTACGGCTTCTGCAAGGCGCACGCCGTCGCCTTCGCCGTGCCCACTTACCAGTCCGCCTGGCTGAAGGCCCATCACCCGGCCGCCTTCTACGCCGGGCTGCTCGAACACGACCCCGGCATGTACCCGAAACGGCTGCTGCTGGCGGACGCCCGGCGGCGCGGGATTCCCGTCCTCCCCCTGGACGTGAACCGTTCGGGGACCTCCTACCGGATCGAACGGGAGTCCGGCTCGGGGGAGTGGGGGCTGCGGCTCGCGCTCCGCGAGGTCCACGGCATCAACGAGGCGGACGCCGGCCGGATCGCCGCCGGACAGCCCTACGACTCGCTGGCCGACCTGTGGCGCCGTGCCCGCCCCTCCCGCCCGGTCACCGAGAACCTGGCCCGGGTCGGCGCGCTGGACGCCTTCGGCGGCAACCGGCGCGACATGCTGCTGCACATCGCCGAACTTCACCGCCACCAGCGGGGGAACGGCGCCCGCGAGGGCCAGCTCGCCCTCGGTGAGGCCGCCGCACCGGAGGCCGCGGGCCTGCCCGATCTCAACCGCGACGAACGACTCGGTGCGGAGCTCGGCGTCCTCGGCATGGACACCTCCCGCCACCTGATGGGCGACCACGCCGAGTTCCTGCGCGAACTCGGCGCCCACTCCGCGCGGTCGCTGCGTACCGTCCGGCACGGTGAGACGGTGCTGGTCGCCGGGGCCAAGGCGGCGACCCAGACGCCGCCCATCCGCAGCGGCCGCCGGGTCATCTTCACCACCCTGGACGACGGCACCGGGCTGGTCGATCTCGCCTTCTTCGACGACAGCCACGCCGCCTGCGCGCACACCGTCTTCCACTCCTGGCTGCTGCTGGTGCGCGGGGTCGTGCAGCGGCGCGGGCCGCGCAGCCTCAGCGTGGTCGGCGCCGCCGCGTGGAACCTCGCCGAACTGGCCGAACTCCGCCGCACCGGCGGTCTCGACGCGGTCGCCGCGCGCCTCGCCTCCGGCGGGGGAGCCGGCACCGGCGAGGGTGACGCCCCGGACGAGGGCGCCGCCGAGGAGGGCGACCCCACCGGAGGACGGCGGATCGAGATGTCCACCGGCTACCGCATGCACCCCTGGGCCGACCTCCGCCCGGCCGGGGACCCGGCCAGGACGCCGCGGAAGTTCTGGCACTCCAGCCCCGGGAGCGCGGGATGA
- a CDS encoding glycoside hydrolase family 18 protein — protein MRALLLTATLAAGGLAAVGPASHAAGAELARNGGFESGLDGWSCAEGSGTAVDSPVRSGTSALKAVPGGGHNAECRQTVTVRPDSTYTLSAWVRGSYVHLGAKGTGTTDVSAWTPSAANWTRLSTIFTTGPDTTSVTVHLHGWYGTPAYHADDLSLTGPGGDPDDPQPPAAPTGLTAGATTSTSVSLSWDAVDGATGYRVHRDGAGASEVTGTSTTVTGLSPATSYTFQVTAVNSAGESARSATVTATTRDGGGGDGAGALPEHALVGYLHASFANGSGYTRMADVPDSWDVIDLAFGEPTAPTSGDIRFSLCPQSECPDVESEAEFKAAIKAKQAAGKKVLISIGGANGQVRLETAAARDAFVSSVGAIIDEYGLDGLDIDFEGHSLSLDEGDTDFRNPTTPVIVNLISALETLTARYGEDFVLTMAPETFFVQLGYQFYGSGEWGGQDPRAGAYLPVIHALRDDLTLLHVQNYNSGPIMGLDDRHHTMGSADFPVAMTDMLLTGFPVAGDQDAFFPPLRPGQVAIGLPASVNAGNGHISPAEVDRTLNCLTRGTDCGSYAPHGTWPGMRGLMTWSVNWDEFNGREFSRNFDAYYGR, from the coding sequence CTGCGCGCCCTGCTCCTCACCGCGACCCTGGCGGCTGGCGGGCTGGCTGCCGTGGGGCCGGCCTCCCACGCGGCGGGCGCCGAACTCGCCCGGAACGGCGGCTTCGAGTCCGGCCTGGACGGCTGGAGCTGCGCGGAGGGCAGCGGCACGGCCGTGGACAGCCCGGTGCGCAGCGGCACTTCGGCGCTGAAGGCGGTGCCCGGCGGCGGACACAACGCCGAGTGCAGGCAGACGGTGACCGTGCGGCCGGACTCCACCTACACCCTGAGCGCCTGGGTCCGGGGCAGCTACGTCCACCTGGGCGCGAAGGGCACCGGCACCACCGACGTCTCGGCGTGGACCCCCTCCGCGGCGAACTGGACCCGGCTGTCCACGATTTTCACGACCGGCCCGGACACGACCTCGGTGACCGTCCACCTGCACGGCTGGTACGGCACGCCCGCCTACCACGCCGACGACCTGTCCCTCACCGGCCCCGGCGGCGATCCGGACGACCCGCAGCCGCCCGCCGCACCCACCGGACTGACCGCCGGCGCCACCACCTCCACCAGCGTGTCGCTGAGCTGGGACGCGGTCGACGGCGCCACCGGCTACCGCGTCCACCGCGACGGCGCCGGGGCGAGCGAGGTCACGGGCACCTCGACCACGGTCACCGGCCTGTCCCCCGCCACCTCGTACACCTTCCAGGTCACCGCCGTGAACTCCGCGGGCGAGTCCGCAAGGTCCGCCACGGTCACCGCCACCACGCGCGACGGCGGTGGCGGCGACGGCGCCGGAGCCCTGCCGGAACACGCCTTGGTCGGCTACCTGCACGCGAGCTTCGCCAACGGCTCCGGCTACACACGGATGGCCGACGTGCCCGACTCGTGGGACGTCATCGACCTCGCCTTCGGCGAGCCGACCGCCCCCACCTCGGGCGACATCCGCTTCTCCCTCTGCCCACAGAGCGAATGCCCGGACGTCGAGTCCGAAGCGGAGTTCAAAGCCGCGATCAAGGCCAAGCAGGCCGCCGGCAAGAAGGTGCTGATCTCCATCGGCGGCGCCAACGGGCAGGTACGGCTGGAGACCGCGGCGGCCCGCGACGCCTTCGTCTCCTCCGTCGGCGCCATCATCGACGAGTACGGACTCGACGGTCTGGACATCGACTTCGAGGGGCACTCCCTGTCCCTCGACGAGGGCGACACCGACTTCCGGAACCCGACCACCCCGGTGATCGTCAACCTGATCTCCGCGCTGGAGACGCTGACCGCGCGGTACGGCGAGGACTTTGTCCTGACCATGGCGCCCGAGACCTTCTTCGTGCAGCTCGGCTACCAGTTCTACGGCTCCGGCGAGTGGGGCGGCCAGGACCCGCGCGCGGGCGCCTACCTGCCGGTGATCCACGCCCTGCGGGACGACCTCACCCTGCTGCACGTCCAGAACTACAACTCCGGGCCCATCATGGGGCTGGACGACCGGCACCACACCATGGGCTCCGCCGACTTCCCCGTCGCCATGACCGACATGCTGCTCACTGGATTCCCGGTGGCCGGCGACCAGGACGCTTTCTTCCCTCCCCTGCGCCCCGGCCAGGTGGCGATCGGACTGCCCGCGTCGGTCAACGCGGGCAACGGCCACATCTCCCCCGCCGAGGTCGACAGGACGCTGAACTGCCTGACCCGGGGCACCGACTGCGGCTCGTACGCGCCACACGGCACCTGGCCGGGCATGCGCGGGCTGATGACCTGGTCGGTGAACTGGGACGAATTCAACGGCCGGGAGTTCTCCCGCAACTTCGACGCCTACTACGGACGCTGA
- a CDS encoding ABC transporter permease — translation MNGTVGLAALTVEGRKTSASRAVLVTTVLLVVGIALLAGSLTWAAARGNERVLAQLGPLAGEAGWDRLMGVVAQVTAAASLLGFGTVLSWMFGREFTEGTISGLFALPVSRPAVAAAKLAVYLLWALGVAALLTALLGAVGTALRLGAVDAGVTGALARQFTLTALSALLALPAAWAATLGRGLLPGIATTVGILVVAQVVAVAGTGAWFPFTAPALWALHPAGVSPAQLALVGLVPVVFVPAVLLTWHRLQLDR, via the coding sequence ATGAACGGCACCGTCGGCCTCGCGGCCCTCACCGTGGAGGGGCGCAAGACCTCGGCCTCCCGGGCGGTCCTCGTCACCACGGTCCTCCTGGTCGTCGGCATCGCCCTGCTCGCCGGTTCTCTCACGTGGGCGGCCGCCCGGGGCAACGAACGGGTACTCGCCCAGCTCGGGCCCCTCGCCGGGGAGGCCGGCTGGGACCGTCTGATGGGTGTGGTCGCCCAGGTCACCGCTGCCGCCTCCCTCCTCGGCTTCGGCACCGTGCTGAGCTGGATGTTCGGCCGCGAGTTCACCGAGGGCACCATCAGCGGGCTGTTCGCTCTGCCCGTAAGCCGTCCGGCCGTCGCCGCGGCGAAACTGGCCGTCTACCTGCTCTGGGCACTGGGCGTCGCCGCGCTGCTGACGGCGCTGCTCGGCGCGGTGGGCACCGCTCTTCGCCTCGGGGCGGTGGACGCCGGCGTGACCGGCGCGCTGGCCCGGCAGTTCACGCTCACCGCGCTGTCCGCCCTCCTCGCCCTCCCCGCCGCGTGGGCCGCCACGCTCGGCCGGGGCCTGCTGCCCGGCATCGCCACCACCGTGGGCATCCTCGTCGTCGCGCAGGTCGTGGCCGTGGCCGGAACGGGTGCCTGGTTCCCCTTCACCGCGCCGGCGCTCTGGGCCCTGCACCCGGCCGGCGTCTCCCCCGCCCAGCTCGCGCTCGTCGGCCTGGTCCCCGTCGTCTTCGTGCCGGCGGTCCTCCTGACCTGGCACCGCCTCCAACTCGACCGCTGA